From the Mesotoga prima MesG1.Ag.4.2 genome, the window TCCGTCATGGCGTAGAGATTCTTGCCGTCTATGTGGACGCTTCCCGCGGTAGGCCGATCAAGCCCCGCAAGCAGATGAAGGAGCGTACTCTTTCCCGAGCCACTAGGCCCGACTATCGCGATGAACTCGCCCTCCTCGACGGAAAGCTCCGCCCCTTTTAGCGCAGTGACTGCGTTCGCGCCAGATCCATATACTTTTCTCAGTCCAGTAGTTTTGAGTACTTCCATAATCCGCCTCCTTATTGATTTCTGTTCAGAGTTTAAGGAGTCTTTCTTATTCGTAGATGAAGGATAAGCTTAAGAAATCGCAAGGTTAAGCCCTCATTCTCCCCGTCTTACGGGGAGCTCTATTGTGAAAGTCGACCCTCTTTCCGTAGATGACTTCAGCTTTATGTCGCCTTGGTGTCTCTCAATAATCGCTTTAGCCAGCGATAGCCCGAGCCCTGAACCCTTTTTCGATCTGCCGGCAGAACTGCCCCGGTAGAAACTCTGAAAGATCTTCGATGAATCTTCTTGCGGGATCCCAGGGCCTTCGTCCGAGACGCTTATATAGGCGTAGGTCTCGCTCCCTGAAATTGACACAGATACCGAGCCGCCTTCAGGAGAGTAATCGATGGCGTTCTTAAGGAGATTGCCAATAGCTTGCGTAATCCACTTCTCATCACAGAAGACAATAGCCGACGATTCGGTATTCAGTGAAATCTCGATCTTCTTTCTGCGAGCTATCTCGATGTAGTTTCTCATTATATCTCTCGCCAGTTCTGCGAGATCTGCCTTTCTGAAACTAAATCTGATAGCGCCCGATTCTATCCTTGCTATGTTGAGAACGTCACCGATGAGCCATTCCATTCTCTCGATATCTTCGCCGCTTCTACCCAGAAACTCTTCAATCTGTTCTCTTTCCATATTTTTGCCGTCTAGCATTAATTCATTCATCGTTTTTAGGGAGGCAAGTGGCGTCTTGAGTTCATGCGATATGAAAGAGATGAAGGCCCTCATCTTGTCGCGCTCGGAATCAACGCTTTCCATGGTCTTCTCCAGTCTTCTGCTGAGCGCGTTCAGTTGTGCCGAGAGAATGGCCGTGTCCCCCTCGCCATCGAAAATCGATTTACCATCGTATCTCCCGCTCATCAGGGCGTCCAATCTCAGCGATGTTTCTTTCAGAAAGTCGGACTGTTTTTTCGCTATGAGGGAGAGCAGTGAAACCCAAAGAAGAACAAGAGTTATAGAAGAGAGCGAAATTATCGTAATTATCCTGGAGCGGAAATTCTTGTAAGTAGATCCATAGCTTTCGGGAGGCGCTTCTGTGTATCCATAGGGCTTGAGAAGATTCAGCGCAGCTTCGAAGTCCTCCGGCCGACTCTCAGAAAGCAGCCTCTGAAACGTCTCATCCGAAAGACCACCCAGCGAAACCAGCCTTCCAATTAACGAGATCTCCCTTTCATACTGACGACTTCTCTGTTCCTGCAATGCAGACCATATGAGCAGCACGGCGATAATGACGACCGCGAGAGAGATCACAATGCCGGCAACTGAGGCCAGTCTATTGGCTTTTTCTCTGAAGAGGAATCTTAACATCTACTTCCCTCCATTCCACCTGTAACCCAGGCCTCTCAGCGTTTCAATAAGCTTCGGCTTTGAGGGATCTTCCTCCACCTTCTCTCTGAGCTTTCGGATATGAACAGAGAGGGTGTTGTCATCAATGAATTCACCGTCTACATCCCATACCTTCTGAAGGAGCCGATCCCTTCCGAGGACAATACCTTCGTTCTCCATAAGAGTTCTGAGTATTTTGAACTCCGTTGGAGTGAGTATGATCTCTTTCCCGGATCTGTAAGCCCTCAGCTTAGAGGTGTTCAGTTCTAAGGGGCCTGACTTTAGCGAACCACCTTCCTCAACGGAACGCTTCTGGATTCTCCGTGCATTGGCTTTGATTCGCGATATGAGCTCCCTTAGTCTGAATGGTTTCGTTACGTAATCGTCCGCCCCGCTCTCGAGACCCATTACGATATTCACTTCCTCGTCCCTTGCAGTAAGGAAGATTATTGGCATCTCTGATCTTTCGCGTATCTTCTTGCAGAGTTCAAATCCGTTTCCGTCGGGGAGCATTACATCTAGGAGCGCCAGATCAAAGTCTCCGCTCTCTAGCATTTCGAGAGCATACGACACACTCCCGGCTAAGGTCGTTGCCCACCCCTCCTGCGTGAGCGCATAGCTTATGCCGTTCGCAAGGTTTTCGTCGTCTTCAACTAGCAGAATCCTGAGCAATCGTATCACTTCCGAATGGCCATGACCGGTCCTTGTAGATCCGGCGTTTCTATTATATATGGAATGTAAATGTATAGAAAAGCGCTGAAAAACATCGGCGGGCGCAATGCCGACTCCATTGAGAAGTGATGCTGGGAAGAGCATCCCCGGAAGTGATGCGCCGAAAGATCCCGGCGGAAGTGATGCCCGGAGGATCATCCGGGGAAGTGAGGCTGCTTCGCAGGAGGGGAAAGGGAGCCAGTGTGCTGCGCTGGCCGGCCAAAAGGCGAGAATCATCGCCGCAAGTGAAGGCTTCGCCTTCGCCAGTACCACTTCGCGGGAGAAGAGCCGCTGAACGCTTAAAATCAAGAACACGCTGATCGCTGTCAAGAGCCGTGCTTGGTCCGTCGTTGTTTGTTAGAATAAGAGAGGCGGGGGATGCAAGATAAGTCCAGTCCT encodes:
- a CDS encoding sensor histidine kinase; its protein translation is MLRFLFREKANRLASVAGIVISLAVVIIAVLLIWSALQEQRSRQYEREISLIGRLVSLGGLSDETFQRLLSESRPEDFEAALNLLKPYGYTEAPPESYGSTYKNFRSRIITIISLSSITLVLLWVSLLSLIAKKQSDFLKETSLRLDALMSGRYDGKSIFDGEGDTAILSAQLNALSRRLEKTMESVDSERDKMRAFISFISHELKTPLASLKTMNELMLDGKNMEREQIEEFLGRSGEDIERMEWLIGDVLNIARIESGAIRFSFRKADLAELARDIMRNYIEIARRKKIEISLNTESSAIVFCDEKWITQAIGNLLKNAIDYSPEGGSVSVSISGSETYAYISVSDEGPGIPQEDSSKIFQSFYRGSSAGRSKKGSGLGLSLAKAIIERHQGDIKLKSSTERGSTFTIELPVRRGE
- a CDS encoding response regulator transcription factor, with the translated sequence MLRILLVEDDENLANGISYALTQEGWATTLAGSVSYALEMLESGDFDLALLDVMLPDGNGFELCKKIRERSEMPIIFLTARDEEVNIVMGLESGADDYVTKPFRLRELISRIKANARRIQKRSVEEGGSLKSGPLELNTSKLRAYRSGKEIILTPTEFKILRTLMENEGIVLGRDRLLQKVWDVDGEFIDDNTLSVHIRKLREKVEEDPSKPKLIETLRGLGYRWNGGK